One segment of Niveibacterium microcysteis DNA contains the following:
- a CDS encoding GspE/PulE family protein, whose amino-acid sequence MNARAPLPTLTADALRGARATAQATARPLFDLLAEQLGVDTRDAARCVADTLQLPFFDSDQLLAAQADYTTIPLSRALARGCVEVVSQGARHVLIGDPFDATLLNWIEARYREPVSFAVAAPADLHALLASAEAAARALDAGSQATHEGEGDSRGEELSLVSISEDGSPVVRLVNSTLYDALRAGASDIHFECGPAGMEVKYRVDGVLDVATRIAGRTLAEQAISRIKVLAELDIAERRLPQDGRFRVSAGGRTTDLRVSVMPSIHGEDAVLRILDKRQLVPEGSALTLDLLGFDAESLARIRRLSALPYGMLLVTGPTGSGKTTTLYAAISETRTGREKIVTIEDPVEYELPGVLQIPVNEKKGLTFARGLRSILRHDPDTIMVGEIRDAETAEIAVQSALTGHLVLSTVHANSVFDVFSRFSHMGVDPHALVSALNGIWAQRLLRAVCQHCAVDYVPDEAERALLGFAPDAHRGHRFLRGRGCGDCRGTGYRGRRAIAEILTLTDPLREAILARESILAVKAIAAQGGTRSLRGAALDLALRGETTLQEVLRVTLQDSA is encoded by the coding sequence ATGAACGCGCGAGCGCCGCTCCCGACCTTGACTGCTGACGCGCTGCGTGGCGCGCGTGCGACCGCACAGGCGACCGCGCGACCGCTGTTCGATCTGCTCGCCGAGCAGTTGGGTGTCGACACCCGTGATGCCGCGCGCTGCGTCGCCGACACGCTGCAGTTGCCGTTCTTCGACAGCGATCAGCTGCTCGCCGCGCAGGCCGACTACACGACGATTCCGCTCTCGCGCGCCCTCGCGCGCGGCTGTGTCGAAGTGGTGTCGCAAGGCGCGCGCCATGTTTTGATCGGCGATCCGTTCGACGCGACCCTGCTCAACTGGATCGAGGCGCGCTACCGCGAACCGGTCAGCTTCGCGGTGGCGGCACCGGCCGATCTGCATGCGCTGCTGGCCAGCGCAGAAGCGGCGGCGCGCGCACTCGACGCGGGTAGCCAGGCGACGCACGAAGGCGAGGGCGACAGCCGCGGCGAGGAACTCTCGCTGGTGTCGATCAGCGAAGACGGTTCGCCTGTCGTGCGTCTGGTGAACTCGACGCTGTACGACGCGCTTCGCGCTGGCGCCAGTGACATCCACTTCGAATGCGGCCCGGCCGGCATGGAGGTGAAGTACCGCGTCGACGGCGTGCTCGACGTGGCGACCCGCATCGCGGGCCGCACCTTGGCCGAGCAGGCGATCTCACGCATCAAGGTGCTTGCCGAGCTCGACATCGCCGAACGCCGCTTGCCGCAGGATGGTCGCTTCCGCGTATCGGCGGGCGGCCGCACGACGGATCTGCGTGTGTCGGTGATGCCCAGCATCCACGGCGAAGACGCGGTGCTGCGCATCCTCGACAAACGTCAGCTGGTGCCGGAAGGCAGCGCACTGACGCTGGATCTGCTCGGCTTCGATGCCGAGTCGCTCGCCCGCATCCGGCGCTTGTCGGCATTGCCGTACGGCATGTTGCTGGTGACGGGGCCGACCGGTAGCGGCAAGACCACCACGCTTTACGCCGCGATTTCGGAGACGCGCACCGGGCGCGAAAAGATCGTCACGATCGAAGACCCGGTTGAGTACGAATTGCCGGGCGTGCTGCAGATTCCGGTGAACGAGAAGAAGGGTCTCACCTTCGCGCGTGGCTTGCGGTCTATCCTGCGCCACGACCCGGACACCATCATGGTCGGCGAGATCCGCGACGCCGAGACGGCCGAGATCGCGGTGCAGTCCGCGCTGACCGGCCACCTGGTGCTCTCCACGGTGCACGCGAACAGCGTGTTCGATGTGTTCTCGCGTTTCTCGCACATGGGGGTCGATCCGCATGCGCTGGTGTCGGCGCTGAACGGCATCTGGGCGCAGCGGCTGCTGCGTGCGGTGTGCCAGCATTGTGCGGTGGACTATGTGCCGGACGAGGCGGAGCGCGCGTTGCTCGGCTTCGCACCCGATGCGCACCGCGGCCACCGCTTCCTGCGCGGACGCGGCTGCGGTGATTGCCGCGGCACCGGCTACCGCGGGCGCCGTGCGATCGCCGAGATCCTGACCCTGACCGACCCACTGCGCGAAGCGATCCTCGCGCGGGAATCCATCCTCGCCGTGAAAGCCATCGCTGCCCAAGGTGGTACGCGCAGCCTGCGCGGTGCCGCGCTCGATCTGGCCTTGCGCGGCGAAACCACCTTGCAGGAAGTGCTGCGCGTGACTTTGCAGGACAGTGCATGA
- a CDS encoding type II secretion system F family protein, producing MRFEVRALGPEQIETLIVDAIDEAEARRLVAARQLTALAVKRAASRRGSAFDLTLFAQELIELLDAGLELAEAIEALDARGGQGEGARVTHALLTRLREGQSFSQALTAADEDFPPLFIGLVRAAERTSHLQDALARYLEYRNRFDALRQRIGGALIYPSILLGVGGAVSLFLLGYVVPKFATVYRGSAHKLPWLSRVMLDLGEFVAAHAGVLGPALLTLLVGGGLALRGAWQRGQLEAALRHLPMLGPRIELFRIAQLYLALGTLLNGGLPALQALALAEGVATPAMLPRLRAVGAALRRGEAVTDALAAAELVTPVALRLLRAGERSGRLGEMFIRAARHHDAELGRWIERFSRMFEPLLMAAIGVTVGVIVVLLYLPIFDLAGSLQ from the coding sequence ATGCGTTTTGAAGTCCGCGCGCTCGGGCCCGAGCAGATCGAGACCCTGATCGTCGATGCGATCGACGAGGCCGAGGCGCGTCGCCTCGTCGCCGCGCGCCAGCTCACCGCGCTCGCGGTCAAGCGCGCCGCCAGCCGGCGCGGTTCGGCCTTCGACCTCACGCTCTTCGCGCAGGAGCTGATCGAACTGCTCGATGCCGGCCTCGAGTTGGCGGAGGCAATTGAAGCGCTCGACGCGCGCGGCGGGCAGGGCGAGGGCGCACGCGTCACGCATGCCTTGCTGACACGGCTGCGCGAAGGGCAATCCTTCTCGCAGGCCCTCACCGCCGCGGACGAGGACTTCCCGCCGCTTTTCATCGGCCTCGTACGTGCGGCCGAGCGCACCAGCCATCTGCAGGACGCGCTCGCGCGCTACCTCGAATACCGCAACCGCTTCGATGCGCTGCGGCAGCGCATCGGCGGCGCGTTGATCTATCCGTCCATCCTGCTTGGCGTTGGTGGCGCGGTGAGCCTCTTCCTCCTTGGCTATGTGGTGCCCAAGTTCGCCACCGTGTACCGCGGTAGCGCACACAAGCTGCCGTGGCTGTCGCGCGTGATGCTCGATCTGGGCGAGTTCGTCGCTGCGCACGCCGGCGTACTCGGCCCGGCGCTGCTGACACTGCTGGTCGGCGGCGGCTTGGCCCTGCGCGGTGCATGGCAACGCGGTCAGCTTGAGGCGGCGCTGCGCCATTTACCGATGCTCGGGCCGCGCATCGAACTCTTCCGTATCGCACAGCTCTACCTCGCGCTCGGCACCTTGCTCAACGGGGGGCTGCCGGCCTTGCAGGCGCTCGCGCTGGCGGAAGGCGTGGCGACGCCCGCGATGCTGCCGCGCCTGCGCGCGGTGGGCGCTGCACTGCGGCGGGGCGAAGCCGTGACCGACGCACTCGCCGCGGCCGAACTGGTGACGCCGGTCGCGCTGCGCCTGTTGCGTGCCGGCGAGCGCAGCGGCCGGCTCGGCGAGATGTTCATCCGCGCCGCGCGCCATCACGATGCCGAACTGGGCCGCTGGATCGAGCGCTTCTCGCGCATGTTCGAGCCGCTGCTGATGGCCGCCATCGGGGTCACCGTCGGTGTCATCGTGGTACTGCTCTACCTGCCGATCTTCGACCTCGCCGGGAGCCTGCAATGA